The following proteins are co-located in the Alcaligenes faecalis genome:
- a CDS encoding acetyl-CoA C-acyltransferase → MQNVVLVQACRTAFGNFGGSLRSVPPVEMGAAVMQEVLGRSKVSASEVEQVVMGQVVLTEPQDIYLARAASMRVGVAHEAVAMSVNRLCASGLQAIISAAQAIVLGEARVALAGGVESTSRIPYMATSQRWGSRMGNVALVDVLSEIFISPLTREHVGVTGENVARKYGVSRCEQDQLALESHRRAARAIENGYFKEQIVSMAAHDGTMFEQDEHVRHDGSLEQLAALKPIFQSDGGTVTAGNILGLADAAAVVLMMEEGQARRQGLKPMGKLRSWAHAGVDPQLAGMGPVPSTRLALKRAGLTVADIDVIESNEAFAAQVCAVAKELDFDPERVNPNGGSISMGHPLGATGAALVVKALHELQRIQGRYALVTMCHGGSEGVALIIERQ, encoded by the coding sequence ATGCAAAACGTTGTCCTGGTTCAGGCGTGTCGAACCGCGTTTGGTAACTTTGGTGGTTCGTTACGGAGTGTGCCCCCCGTTGAGATGGGCGCTGCTGTTATGCAGGAAGTGTTGGGCAGAAGCAAAGTCTCTGCCTCGGAGGTGGAGCAGGTGGTAATGGGGCAGGTGGTGCTGACTGAGCCTCAGGATATCTATTTGGCCCGGGCGGCCTCCATGAGGGTGGGGGTCGCTCATGAGGCGGTCGCCATGAGCGTGAATCGTTTATGTGCATCAGGTTTGCAGGCCATTATTTCGGCAGCACAAGCGATTGTATTGGGTGAGGCCCGGGTGGCCTTGGCTGGCGGTGTTGAAAGCACCAGTCGAATACCGTATATGGCGACGTCCCAGCGTTGGGGGAGCCGCATGGGTAATGTGGCCTTGGTCGATGTCCTGTCGGAAATCTTCATCAGCCCGTTGACTCGGGAGCATGTGGGGGTGACGGGGGAGAATGTCGCCAGAAAGTACGGTGTGTCTCGTTGTGAACAGGATCAGTTGGCCCTGGAGTCGCATCGTCGAGCGGCTCGCGCCATTGAGAACGGATACTTTAAAGAGCAGATCGTCTCGATGGCGGCTCATGATGGGACCATGTTCGAGCAAGATGAGCATGTTCGGCATGATGGCAGTCTGGAGCAGCTTGCCGCCTTGAAGCCTATTTTCCAGAGCGACGGGGGGACGGTGACGGCCGGTAATATCCTGGGTTTGGCGGATGCGGCGGCGGTGGTGTTGATGATGGAAGAGGGGCAGGCGCGTCGTCAAGGTTTGAAACCCATGGGCAAGCTCCGTTCATGGGCACATGCGGGCGTGGATCCACAGTTGGCGGGTATGGGGCCGGTGCCGTCGACTCGCTTGGCGCTCAAGAGAGCGGGACTGACGGTCGCTGATATTGATGTGATCGAGTCTAATGAAGCGTTTGCGGCACAGGTGTGCGCCGTTGCCAAGGAGCTGGATTTTGATCCAGAGCGTGTCAACCCGAATGGCGGCAGTATCAGTATGGGTCATCCCTTGGGGGCGACAGGGGCGGCACTGGTGGTCAAGGCTTTGCACGAGTTGCAGCGTATCCAGGGCCGGTATGCGCTGGTGACCATGTGTCATGGCGGCAGCGAGGGCGTGGCCCTGATTATCGAACGTCAGTGA